The following coding sequences lie in one Methylotenera versatilis 301 genomic window:
- the icd gene encoding NADP-dependent isocitrate dehydrogenase: MATKNNITGKIIVPATGEKITVNADNTLNVPNQPIIPFIEGDGIGADITPPMIKVVDAAVNKAYGGARKISWMEVYAGEKATKVYGANDWLPAETMHAVRDYVVSIKGPLTTPVGGGIRSLNVSLRQELDLYVCLRPVQYFTGVPSPVKHPEKTDMVIFRENTEDIYAGIEWAAGTDEVEKVIQFLSDMGMRKKIRFPESSAIGIKPVSIDGSKRLVRKAIQYAIDNNRKSVTIAHKGNIMKFTEGGFRDWGYEVAKQEFGAVEIDGGPWCKLPNGMIIKDCIADAFLQEILLHPQDYDVVATLNLNGDYMSDALAAQVGGIGIAPGANLSDTVAMFEATHGTAPKIAGKDLANPSSIILSAEMMLRHLGWVEAADFVINGVAKAILAKRVTGDFSSEMDGATQVGTAQFGEEIIANM; encoded by the coding sequence ATGGCTACGAAAAATAATATCACTGGGAAAATCATCGTTCCAGCGACTGGCGAAAAAATCACCGTCAATGCGGATAATACGTTGAACGTACCCAACCAGCCTATTATCCCATTTATTGAGGGAGATGGCATAGGTGCTGATATTACCCCACCTATGATTAAAGTGGTGGATGCTGCAGTTAACAAAGCTTACGGTGGCGCACGTAAGATTTCATGGATGGAAGTTTACGCAGGCGAAAAAGCAACCAAAGTCTATGGTGCAAATGATTGGCTACCCGCAGAAACCATGCATGCAGTGCGCGACTATGTAGTGTCTATCAAAGGTCCTTTAACTACACCAGTGGGCGGTGGCATTCGCTCTTTAAACGTATCACTGCGCCAAGAGCTTGATTTATATGTTTGCTTGCGACCAGTGCAGTACTTCACAGGCGTGCCTAGCCCTGTTAAACACCCAGAAAAAACCGACATGGTGATTTTCCGCGAAAATACAGAAGACATTTACGCGGGTATAGAATGGGCAGCCGGTACAGATGAAGTTGAAAAAGTAATTCAGTTTTTAAGCGATATGGGTATGCGTAAAAAAATTCGCTTCCCTGAATCTTCAGCAATTGGTATTAAACCTGTTTCAATTGATGGCAGCAAACGCCTAGTGCGTAAGGCTATTCAGTACGCCATTGATAATAACCGCAAATCAGTCACCATTGCTCATAAAGGCAATATCATGAAGTTTACCGAAGGTGGCTTTAGAGATTGGGGCTATGAAGTTGCCAAACAAGAATTCGGCGCAGTTGAGATTGACGGCGGACCTTGGTGCAAACTACCAAATGGCATGATTATTAAAGATTGTATCGCCGATGCTTTCTTGCAAGAAATCTTATTGCATCCACAAGACTATGATGTTGTTGCGACACTTAACTTAAACGGCGACTATATGAGTGACGCGCTCGCTGCACAAGTTGGTGGTATTGGTATCGCGCCAGGCGCCAACTTGAGTGACACCGTCGCCATGTTTGAAGCTACGCACGGCACAGCACCAAAAATTGCTGGCAAAGACTTAGCTAACCCTAGCTCTATTATCCTTTCAGCTGAAATGATGTTGCGCCACTTAGGTTGGGTAGAAGCTGCTGACTTTGTGATTAACGGCGTTGCAAAAGCGATTCTTGCTAAACGCGTCACTGGTGACTTTTCAAGTGAAATGGATGGCGCAACACAAGTAGGAACGGCTCAATTTGGTGAAGAAATCATCGCCAATATGTAG
- a CDS encoding YdcH family protein: MNVEHHDLAHEFPEHREKIHSLKLGNAHFAKLFDAYHLVTKDVERLEGENVPVSDEVLEIQKKERIQLKDQLYAILIA, encoded by the coding sequence ATGAATGTTGAACATCATGATTTAGCGCACGAGTTCCCAGAGCATCGCGAAAAAATCCACAGTTTAAAATTGGGAAATGCGCATTTTGCCAAGTTGTTTGATGCGTATCACCTCGTTACAAAAGATGTGGAGCGTTTAGAAGGAGAAAATGTGCCAGTTTCTGATGAAGTACTAGAAATTCAAAAGAAAGAGCGTATTCAACTAAAAGATCAGCTTTACGCAATATTGATTGCTTAG
- a CDS encoding pseudouridine synthase: MIILFNKPFNVVCQFSAHDPGNGKTGHPTLKDFIQIPDVYAAGRLDTDSEGLLILTDDGMLQHRLSDPKRKEFKTYWVQVEGTPSTEDLEPLIRGIDLSDFVAKPAQVRLIPEPESLWLRNPPIRERKAIPTSWLEIKISEGKNRQVRRMTAKIGFPTLRLIRYAIGQYTIDGIQNGQHKVIE, translated from the coding sequence ATGATTATTCTATTCAATAAACCCTTTAACGTAGTGTGCCAGTTCAGTGCGCATGACCCAGGAAATGGAAAAACGGGACATCCTACGTTAAAAGACTTTATCCAAATCCCAGATGTCTATGCTGCAGGGCGATTAGATACTGATAGTGAAGGTTTACTTATTTTAACCGATGATGGCATGTTGCAACACCGTTTAAGTGATCCAAAACGTAAAGAATTTAAAACTTACTGGGTGCAAGTCGAAGGTACTCCTTCAACTGAGGATTTGGAGCCGCTCATACGAGGTATAGATCTATCAGATTTCGTAGCAAAACCAGCGCAGGTTAGGTTAATTCCAGAACCAGAATCACTGTGGCTAAGAAATCCACCAATCAGAGAAAGAAAAGCCATTCCGACCAGCTGGTTAGAAATTAAAATTAGTGAGGGTAAAAATCGCCAAGTGCGTCGTATGACCGCTAAAATAGGTTTTCCAACATTAAGATTGATTCGCTACGCCATTGGGCAATATACGATTGATGGCATTCAAAATGGGCAACACAAGGTCATTGAATAG
- a CDS encoding type 1 glutamine amidotransferase has product MRPVIVFKNVAHEGPGYLGDFLTQQNIPWQIINTNEVGALPASILGYSGVVIMGGPMSVNDELPWIAPLLDLIREAKAADIPLLGHCLGGQLISKAFGGVISANPIKEIGWGEVNVTQNEAAKHWFGEIESFNSFHWHGETFSLPEGATHVLASVHCQNQAYSIGKHLALQTHIEVTADMVKSWCELGADELAEAASSPAVQQAEAMQQTLPVHCFFLNKVAKQVYGQWIKGLMHG; this is encoded by the coding sequence ATAAGGCCAGTGATTGTTTTTAAAAATGTAGCACATGAAGGACCTGGCTATTTAGGCGACTTTTTAACACAGCAGAATATCCCTTGGCAAATCATCAATACCAATGAAGTTGGTGCTTTACCAGCTTCTATCTTGGGCTACAGTGGCGTTGTGATTATGGGTGGCCCTATGAGTGTGAATGACGAGTTGCCTTGGATTGCACCTTTGCTTGATTTGATTCGTGAAGCAAAAGCGGCGGATATTCCGCTATTAGGACATTGCTTGGGCGGTCAACTGATTAGTAAGGCTTTTGGCGGCGTAATCAGCGCCAATCCCATTAAAGAAATTGGCTGGGGCGAAGTAAATGTGACTCAAAATGAAGCTGCTAAGCATTGGTTTGGCGAGATTGAAAGTTTTAATAGCTTTCATTGGCATGGTGAAACGTTTAGCTTGCCAGAAGGCGCAACGCATGTATTAGCTAGTGTACATTGCCAAAATCAAGCTTATTCCATAGGTAAGCACTTGGCGCTTCAAACTCATATTGAAGTGACTGCGGACATGGTCAAAAGTTGGTGTGAATTGGGTGCTGATGAACTTGCAGAAGCTGCTTCAAGCCCTGCTGTTCAGCAGGCGGAAGCCATGCAGCAAACGTTACCTGTGCATTGTTTCTTTCTGAATAAAGTAGCAAAGCAAGTCTATGGTCAGTGGATTAAAGGGCTAATGCACGGATAG
- the aroC gene encoding chorismate synthase, with protein sequence MSGNTIGTLFTLTSFGESHGAAIGGVVDGCPPGLSLCAEDLQIDLDRRKPGTSRHVTQRQEADSVEILSGVFEGKTTGAPIGFLIRNTDQRSQDYSKIMDTFRPGHADYTYTQKYGVRDYRGGGRSSARETAVRVAAGAIAKKWLKERFGVTVRGYMSQMGEIDIPFVSWDALNHQDNDFFSPNIEVLPQLASYLDNIRAERDSVGARITVVAEGVPVGWGEPVFDRLDAEIAYAMMSINAVKGVEIGAGFDSIAQRGSVHSDEMTPQGFVTNHAGGILGGISTGQEIRVNVALKPTSSIPQERRSIDKNGQAVTMQTTGRHDPCVGVRATPIAEAMMALVLMDHALRNRAQNADVNSATPKII encoded by the coding sequence ATGTCGGGTAATACAATCGGTACTTTATTCACGCTCACTTCATTTGGTGAATCACACGGCGCGGCCATTGGCGGCGTGGTAGATGGCTGCCCGCCAGGTTTGTCTTTGTGCGCAGAAGATTTACAAATCGATTTAGATAGACGCAAACCTGGTACTTCGCGCCATGTGACACAACGCCAAGAAGCCGACAGTGTAGAAATTCTATCTGGCGTATTTGAAGGAAAAACTACAGGTGCGCCTATCGGTTTTTTGATTCGCAATACTGACCAACGCAGCCAAGATTACAGCAAAATCATGGATACTTTTCGTCCAGGCCACGCCGATTATACCTATACGCAAAAATACGGTGTGCGTGATTATCGAGGTGGTGGACGTTCAAGTGCGCGCGAAACCGCTGTGCGTGTTGCCGCTGGTGCTATTGCTAAAAAATGGTTAAAAGAGCGCTTTGGTGTAACCGTACGTGGCTACATGAGCCAAATGGGTGAAATTGATATTCCATTTGTGAGCTGGGATGCGCTCAACCATCAAGATAACGATTTTTTCTCACCTAATATCGAAGTATTGCCGCAGTTAGCGAGCTATTTAGACAATATTCGTGCTGAGCGTGATTCTGTAGGTGCACGTATTACAGTAGTGGCCGAAGGCGTTCCAGTCGGCTGGGGTGAGCCAGTATTTGACAGGCTAGATGCAGAAATCGCCTATGCCATGATGAGTATCAACGCGGTTAAAGGAGTAGAAATCGGTGCAGGTTTTGATTCAATTGCACAGCGTGGTAGCGTGCATTCTGATGAAATGACACCACAAGGTTTCGTGACAAATCATGCAGGTGGTATTTTAGGCGGCATTTCTACAGGTCAAGAGATTCGCGTGAATGTCGCGTTGAAGCCTACTTCCAGTATCCCACAAGAGCGTCGTTCTATTGATAAAAATGGTCAAGCGGTGACGATGCAAACAACAGGTCGTCATGATCCTTGCGTTGGTGTTCGTGCTACCCCAATTGCCGAAGCCATGATGGCGTTAGTATTGATGGACCATGCGCTACGAAATAGGGCGCAAAATGCAGATGTGAATAGTGCAACGCCCAAAATTATTTAA
- the pilB gene encoding type IV-A pilus assembly ATPase PilB yields MANAPTSNKLSGLARTLIQEKLLSEDEANAIQAQATSVKNPFISQLITSRKLTAQVIAEASAKAFGFPYFNLDAFNPDYLPAKKIDTKLMQTNRVLALQVRNNILYVAISDPTNLHALDSVQFQMGMALSPVVVEDDKLGRWIDKISEASDTSMKSMSLDDDYDLGGDDVASVEDEVQTQEVDDAPVVKFLNKMLLDAINMGASDLHFEPYEKFYRVRYRVDGILREITQPPLAIKEKLASRIKVISSMDISEKRIPQDGRMKLVLSKTRTIDFRVSTLPLINGEKIVMRILDPSSATLGIEALGYEPVQKERLLSAVSRPYGLVLVTGPTGSGKTVSLYTCLNILNSPDVNIATAEDPCEIPLAGINQVNVNDKQGLTFAAALKSFLRQDPDIIMIGEIRDLETADMAIKAASTGHMVLSTLHTNDAPSTLTRLLNMGVAPFNIASAVSLITAQRLARRLCKNCKVPLDVPKEALYGVGFTEDDFKDEWQLYGPKEGGCELCNNGYKGRVGIYQVMPITDAISRIIMKSGTAHDIADQAKLEGVKDLRQSGLMKVMQGLTSIEEVEACTNE; encoded by the coding sequence ATGGCCAATGCACCTACATCAAACAAACTAAGCGGCCTTGCCCGCACATTAATCCAAGAAAAGTTACTTTCTGAGGATGAAGCGAATGCCATACAAGCGCAAGCAACCTCTGTTAAGAACCCATTTATTTCCCAGCTTATTACCAGTAGGAAGTTAACCGCCCAAGTCATTGCCGAAGCATCGGCAAAAGCATTTGGTTTCCCCTACTTTAACTTAGATGCATTTAACCCAGATTACCTCCCAGCTAAAAAAATTGATACTAAACTCATGCAAACCAATCGCGTGTTGGCATTGCAAGTACGTAACAATATTTTGTATGTTGCAATCTCAGATCCTACTAATTTACATGCATTAGACAGCGTTCAGTTTCAAATGGGCATGGCTTTATCACCGGTCGTCGTTGAAGATGACAAGCTGGGGCGCTGGATAGATAAAATTTCTGAAGCTAGTGACACCAGCATGAAGTCTATGAGTCTTGATGACGATTATGACTTAGGCGGTGATGATGTAGCATCAGTCGAAGATGAAGTGCAGACACAAGAAGTTGATGATGCTCCTGTTGTTAAGTTTCTAAATAAAATGTTGTTAGATGCTATCAATATGGGGGCGTCTGACTTGCACTTTGAGCCGTACGAGAAATTTTACCGCGTACGCTATCGTGTAGATGGCATACTTAGGGAAATCACACAGCCACCACTCGCCATCAAGGAAAAATTAGCTTCGCGGATTAAAGTTATTTCCAGCATGGACATTTCTGAAAAACGCATCCCACAAGATGGGCGTATGAAGCTGGTGTTATCCAAAACGCGAACCATCGATTTCCGTGTCAGCACATTGCCGCTTATCAATGGCGAAAAAATCGTGATGCGTATTTTAGATCCATCAAGCGCCACATTAGGTATTGAGGCGCTTGGCTACGAGCCAGTTCAAAAAGAACGTCTACTAAGCGCTGTCAGTCGTCCGTATGGACTAGTATTGGTAACAGGGCCTACGGGTTCTGGCAAAACAGTATCGCTGTACACCTGCCTGAATATATTAAATAGTCCTGATGTGAACATCGCGACAGCGGAAGATCCATGCGAGATTCCATTAGCTGGCATCAACCAAGTCAACGTAAATGATAAGCAAGGGTTAACCTTTGCCGCTGCATTAAAATCATTTCTTCGCCAAGATCCTGACATCATCATGATTGGTGAGATTCGTGATTTAGAAACTGCGGACATGGCAATTAAAGCCGCGTCTACAGGCCATATGGTATTGTCTACGCTACATACCAATGATGCGCCCTCAACATTGACACGTTTACTTAATATGGGCGTTGCACCATTCAATATTGCATCAGCTGTTTCACTGATTACAGCACAACGCTTAGCAAGACGTTTGTGCAAAAACTGTAAAGTTCCTTTAGACGTTCCAAAAGAAGCTTTATACGGTGTGGGCTTCACTGAAGACGACTTTAAAGATGAGTGGCAACTATACGGCCCCAAAGAAGGTGGTTGCGAACTATGTAACAACGGCTACAAAGGCCGAGTCGGCATTTATCAAGTGATGCCCATTACTGACGCGATTAGCCGTATTATTATGAAAAGCGGAACCGCACATGACATAGCGGATCAAGCAAAACTTGAAGGCGTAAAGGATTTGCGCCAATCGGGTTTAATGAAGGTAATGCAAGGTTTAACTTCGATCGAGGAAGTCGAAGCATGTACGAACGAATAA
- a CDS encoding cold-shock protein, giving the protein MATGTVKWFNDSKGFGFITPDDGGDDLFAHFSAIVEAGYKSLKEGQRVSFEVTDGPKGKQASNIQKA; this is encoded by the coding sequence ATGGCAACAGGTACCGTAAAATGGTTTAATGACTCAAAAGGTTTTGGCTTTATTACGCCAGATGATGGTGGCGATGATTTATTCGCACACTTCTCTGCGATTGTAGAAGCAGGCTATAAAAGTCTTAAAGAAGGTCAACGTGTAAGTTTTGAAGTGACCGATGGTCCAAAAGGCAAGCAAGCTTCAAATATTCAAAAGGCTTAA